The nucleotide window ACCAGTCGGACGCCGGCAGGCGCGTCACGCTCTACCTGCGCACGGGCGAAACAACGAATACCGGAGCGGCTTTCCGCTTCGCGCGCGAAAACGGTCTGGCGGTGTTCTACTGGGTCGAGGGCGGCACCGGCTATGCCTTGAGCGGCGCCCTGGAACGCGAAGAACTGCTGCAACTGGCCAATCTGGCGTATCGGGAACTTGCCGGCACGCGCTAAATTCCTGCGCGCGGCTGCCTCGTCAGTTGCGGCGC belongs to Candidatus Hydrogenedentota bacterium and includes:
- a CDS encoding anti-sigma factor, which gives rise to QSDAGRRVTLYLRTGETTNTGAAFRFARENGLAVFYWVEGGTGYALSGALEREELLQLANLAYRELAGTR